The Sphingobacterium bambusae genome includes a window with the following:
- a CDS encoding cupin domain-containing protein encodes MCKDKNIVFPTVPRVVVTGNKGNRSFIANDSLAQDVKEHFKDLVISDIWATDSMPVAIGQRAETLNTGFPQVPKNGSYVRYVTIPPDRDLGLEVPAGQKHPLMHQTDTLDYIIILSGELYLILDEEETLLKPGDIVVQTGTNHAWSNRSDHPCVQLAILLDASV; translated from the coding sequence ATGTGTAAAGACAAAAACATCGTATTTCCCACCGTGCCGCGCGTAGTCGTCACGGGCAACAAGGGGAATCGCTCTTTTATCGCTAACGATAGTTTGGCGCAAGATGTAAAGGAGCATTTTAAAGATTTGGTTATTTCGGATATATGGGCAACGGATAGCATGCCTGTGGCTATAGGCCAACGTGCAGAAACGCTAAATACCGGCTTTCCTCAGGTACCAAAAAATGGTAGTTATGTGCGTTATGTGACTATTCCGCCAGATAGGGATTTAGGCCTCGAAGTGCCAGCAGGACAGAAGCATCCCCTTATGCACCAAACGGATACCTTGGACTATATCATCATACTATCGGGCGAACTCTATCTTATTCTTGATGAGGAAGAGACGCTCTTAAAACCGGGAGATATCGTCGTGCAGACGGGGACCAACCACGCTTGGAGTAATCGCAGCGACCATCCTTGCGTGCAATTAGCCATTTTGCTCGATGCAAGTGTATAA
- a CDS encoding arylsulfatase, with amino-acid sequence MMRKILLNTARGYGIFAVLLLSLSHAAGQQRPNIVFILADDLGYGDIGVNGQKLIQTPNIDRLAAEGLLFEQFYAGTSVCAPSRSSLMTGRHTGHTFIRGNLGVSPEGQYPLADSVLTVAELLQQAGYVTGAFGKWGLGPVLSAGDPNKQGFDQFFGYNCQSQAHRYYPTHLWNNTQKIMLEKNGDLEYREQYAPDIIQKEALRFIDANKDRPFFLFLPQILPHAELIVPDDSLFRSYVGKFPETPYAGDDYGLGAKSAGYASQRYPHAAFATMVARLDRYVGEVVDRLKALGIDKNTLIVFSSDNGPHQEGGADPAFFNSAGGLRGVKRDLYEGGIRVPLIVRWPQVVKPGKTTQHVAAFWDLFPTFAEVASASPSLPTDGLSFLPTLADSPQQQKHPYLYWEFHEQGGKQALRYGKWKGIRLQAATKQPKALELYDLDTDPQEQNNLAADNAIVVAQIEKWMTEAHVESRIFPFAATAKQEQNSEN; translated from the coding sequence ATGATGAGAAAGATTTTATTGAATACGGCCCGCGGATACGGCATATTTGCCGTGTTACTGTTAAGCCTAAGCCATGCCGCTGGGCAACAAAGGCCCAATATTGTTTTTATCCTAGCGGATGATCTGGGCTATGGTGATATCGGCGTGAATGGGCAAAAGCTCATTCAAACGCCAAACATTGATCGCCTCGCTGCCGAGGGGCTGCTTTTCGAGCAGTTTTATGCCGGAACGTCGGTTTGTGCTCCTTCACGTTCATCACTCATGACCGGTCGGCATACCGGACACACGTTTATTCGCGGCAATCTTGGCGTATCGCCCGAAGGGCAGTATCCGCTTGCCGATTCGGTGTTGACCGTCGCCGAACTGTTGCAGCAAGCGGGCTACGTGACCGGGGCTTTTGGAAAATGGGGCTTAGGACCGGTGTTGTCTGCAGGAGATCCCAATAAGCAAGGCTTTGATCAGTTTTTTGGTTATAATTGCCAATCGCAGGCCCATCGCTATTATCCCACACATCTATGGAACAATACGCAAAAGATTATGTTAGAGAAAAATGGCGATCTCGAATATAGGGAACAGTATGCGCCAGATATTATTCAAAAGGAGGCGCTGCGCTTTATTGATGCCAATAAAGATCGTCCTTTCTTTTTGTTTTTACCCCAAATCTTGCCGCATGCCGAATTGATCGTGCCAGACGATAGTCTCTTTCGATCTTACGTAGGGAAGTTTCCGGAAACGCCTTATGCGGGTGATGATTATGGATTGGGGGCAAAGTCGGCAGGCTATGCTTCGCAACGCTATCCGCATGCTGCCTTCGCCACTATGGTAGCCCGCTTGGATCGGTATGTAGGCGAAGTTGTAGACCGCTTGAAGGCATTGGGGATAGATAAAAATACATTGATTGTGTTTAGCAGCGATAATGGCCCTCATCAGGAGGGCGGTGCCGATCCGGCTTTCTTCAACAGCGCTGGGGGCTTGCGTGGTGTCAAACGCGATCTTTATGAAGGCGGTATTCGCGTGCCACTTATCGTGCGCTGGCCGCAGGTGGTCAAGCCGGGAAAAACAACGCAGCATGTGGCCGCGTTTTGGGATCTCTTTCCCACCTTTGCCGAGGTAGCCAGCGCATCGCCAAGCCTGCCTACGGATGGTCTTTCTTTTCTCCCTACATTAGCCGATTCCCCACAGCAACAGAAACATCCATACCTATATTGGGAATTTCATGAACAAGGTGGAAAGCAAGCGTTGCGCTATGGCAAATGGAAGGGCATTCGCCTACAGGCTGCCACAAAACAGCCCAAAGCGCTGGAGTTGTACGATCTCGATACCGATCCGCAGGAGCAAAACAATCTAGCAGCGGACAACGCGATCGTGGTTGCGCAGATTGAAAAATGGATGACAGAAGCACATGTGGAAAGTCGTATTTTTCCCTTTGCTGCAACCGCAAAACAAGAGCAAAATAGTGAAAACTAG
- a CDS encoding DUF6250 domain-containing protein: MILRQLLTIAFVLLLAGVTAAQRQATSTISMDLENHSRWRAEFEYPHKSRLYTDGETITIESFGGATLWLDSLLTGDYIIEYERMVLLDSGKYDRLSDLNQFWLANEADAVGTLHGKDGKLASYDALDLFYVGMGGNNNSTTRFRHYDGTGERLLLDEKNEQAYLLQPNVYYTIKTVVSPANGFTAFYVNNELLFSYKGALHHAGFFGFRQTAARQKIRNVRIYKLDSLHGQQ; encoded by the coding sequence ATGATTTTACGACAACTGCTAACGATTGCTTTTGTGTTGCTGCTTGCTGGGGTAACGGCTGCTCAAAGGCAAGCAACCTCAACGATCAGCATGGATCTGGAAAACCATTCGCGATGGCGTGCTGAATTTGAATATCCGCATAAGTCGCGGCTATATACTGATGGGGAGACCATCACAATCGAATCTTTTGGAGGAGCCACACTTTGGTTGGACAGCCTTTTGACAGGTGATTACATTATTGAGTACGAGCGTATGGTGCTGCTCGATTCGGGTAAATATGATCGGCTTTCCGATCTTAACCAATTTTGGCTAGCCAATGAAGCAGATGCCGTAGGTACGTTACATGGGAAAGACGGAAAACTGGCTTCATATGATGCGCTGGATCTATTTTATGTGGGCATGGGCGGCAACAACAACAGCACCACACGCTTTCGGCATTATGATGGTACCGGCGAGCGCCTGCTGCTGGACGAGAAAAATGAGCAAGCTTATTTGCTGCAGCCCAATGTGTATTATACCATAAAGACGGTGGTATCACCCGCAAATGGGTTTACGGCATTTTACGTAAATAATGAGCTTTTATTCTCCTATAAAGGTGCATTGCACCATGCAGGCTTTTTTGGTTTTCGACAGACCGCTGCCCGTCAGAAAATCAGAAATGTAAGAATTTATAAGCTGGACAGTTTGCATGGACAACAGTAA
- a CDS encoding DUF1003 domain-containing protein, whose amino-acid sequence MAHNKVKNAEILKMIEQSDAHSRKLQEIVKKTMDEEQLIVDNLAHPPKEVLSRGQQISDKVARFGGSWKFIIMFTIILAVWILINTLTDKKDQFDPYPFILMNLLLSCVAALQAPVIMMSQNRQEEKDRQRGENDYLVNLKAELEIRSLHEKLDILLEEQIKELLEAQVAQVKLLKELSTRMDQLEKKKSGDN is encoded by the coding sequence ATGGCACATAACAAGGTAAAGAATGCAGAGATATTGAAAATGATCGAACAAAGCGATGCGCACAGCCGAAAGCTGCAAGAGATCGTCAAGAAGACCATGGACGAAGAGCAGCTCATTGTAGATAACCTCGCACACCCGCCGAAGGAAGTCCTTTCACGTGGTCAGCAAATTTCGGACAAGGTTGCCCGCTTCGGAGGAAGCTGGAAGTTCATTATTATGTTTACCATCATATTGGCTGTTTGGATCTTGATCAATACCTTAACCGATAAGAAGGACCAATTTGATCCCTATCCATTTATTTTAATGAACCTACTGTTGTCCTGTGTGGCGGCACTTCAGGCGCCCGTCATTATGATGAGCCAAAACAGACAAGAAGAAAAGGATCGCCAGCGCGGTGAGAACGACTACCTCGTCAACCTCAAAGCCGAACTTGAAATCCGTAGCTTACATGAAAAGCTTGATATCTTATTGGAAGAGCAGATCAAAGAGCTATTGGAAGCACAGGTAGCGCAAGTAAAACTATTGAAGGAGCTATCGACACGCATGGATCAACTAGAAAAAAAGAAGAGTGGAGACAACTAA